The following proteins come from a genomic window of Prionailurus viverrinus isolate Anna chromosome D1, UM_Priviv_1.0, whole genome shotgun sequence:
- the LIPT2 gene encoding putative lipoyltransferase 2, mitochondrial isoform X2 codes for MLPPVVRLVRLNRLPYAELLALQERWLRRLQAEPGSEALSAAEAGALLLCEPAGPVYTSGLRGGLTPEETARLRALGAEESAVEGTSRPTAWL; via the exons ATGTTGCCTCCCGTGGTACGGCTGGTGCGGCTAAATCGGCTGCCCTACGCCGAGCTGCTGGCCCTGCAGGAGCGCTGGTTGCGACGACTGCAGGCCGAACCAGGCAGTGAGGCCCTGTCGGCGGCTGAGGCGGGCGCGCTCCTGCTCTGCGAGCCCGCGGGGCCCGTATACACATCTGGGCTGCGCGGCGGCCTGACGCCGGAGGAAACTGCGCGGCTGCGGGCCTTGGGCGCCGAG GAGTCCGCTGTGGAAGGCACATCACGTCCCACGGCCTGGCTCTGA
- the LIPT2 gene encoding putative lipoyltransferase 2, mitochondrial isoform X1 yields the protein MLPPVVRLVRLNRLPYAELLALQERWLRRLQAEPGSEALSAAEAGALLLCEPAGPVYTSGLRGGLTPEETARLRALGAEVRATGRGGLATFHGPGQLLCHSVLDLRRLGLRLRTHVAALESCAVRVCELQGLRGARARPPPYTGVWLGERKVCAIGVRCGRHITSHGLALNCCTDLVWFEHIVPCGLVGTGVTSLSEELQRHVSVDEVIPPFLEAFRETYKCTFISEDSPN from the exons ATGTTGCCTCCCGTGGTACGGCTGGTGCGGCTAAATCGGCTGCCCTACGCCGAGCTGCTGGCCCTGCAGGAGCGCTGGTTGCGACGACTGCAGGCCGAACCAGGCAGTGAGGCCCTGTCGGCGGCTGAGGCGGGCGCGCTCCTGCTCTGCGAGCCCGCGGGGCCCGTATACACATCTGGGCTGCGCGGCGGCCTGACGCCGGAGGAAACTGCGCGGCTGCGGGCCTTGGGCGCCGAGGTACGCGCCACAGGCCGCGGTGGCCTGGCCACTTTTCATGGGCCGGGCCAGCTGCTCTGCCACTCGGTGCTAGATCTGCGACGCCTGGGCCTGCGCCTGCGCACCCACGTGGCTGCGCTGGAGTCGTGCGCGGTGCGCGTGTGCGAGCTCCAGGGCTTGCGTGGAGCCCGCGCGCGGCCCCCACCCTACACCGGCGTCTGGCTGGGGGAGCGCAAAGTCTGCGCGATCG GAGTCCGCTGTGGAAGGCACATCACGTCCCACGGCCTGGCTCTGAACTGTTGTACAGACCTCGTGTGGTTTGAGCACATCGTCCCCTGCGGGCTGGTTGGGACAGGCGTCACCTCTCTGAGTGAGGAACTCCAAAGGCACGTCAGTGTGGATGAAGTAATACCACCTTTCCTTGAGGCCTTTAGGGAGACCTACAAATGCACATTTATCTCAGAGGACAGCCCCAACTAA